A window of Campylobacter lari subsp. lari contains these coding sequences:
- a CDS encoding cation:proton antiporter, translating to MLAHAIDAQAATDLKILLVVAGCLLTSPYIAKFLKLPLSATEIMLGSFIGFLGFIGESENFKLLANAGFYYLMFIAGMEINLKTFLNTERSLLNKSFIYIILLYAFSVLAVESVDISYIFVIIIPIMSVGLLSTLYRDFGKNCDWLNISMIVATLAEVVSIVLLTITAAFLGQGKDIFSLTQNLLYLVGFLALCIFGFKFLEVLFWWYPQLKTILMPWQDQNEKDIRFCMAIFIAIVAIMIYFKLEVALGAFIAGSFIATFFDHKKDLEHKLSSFGYGFLIPIFFIYIGSSFKLQMLLNPQVLLIAFSLTAFMIGLRILCAMTFIKILGLKNTFLFGLSHSMPLTLLIAVATLSYQTNIITQDIYSGLVLTALLEAILAISLIKFINNLSRK from the coding sequence TTGCTAGCTCATGCCATTGATGCTCAAGCTGCTACGGATTTAAAAATTTTATTAGTCGTAGCAGGGTGTTTGCTAACTTCACCTTATATTGCTAAATTTTTAAAACTCCCGCTTTCAGCCACTGAAATTATGCTTGGCTCTTTTATAGGATTTTTGGGTTTTATAGGAGAAAGTGAGAATTTTAAGCTTTTAGCTAATGCGGGGTTTTATTATCTTATGTTTATTGCGGGTATGGAGATTAATCTTAAAACCTTTTTAAATACAGAAAGAAGCTTACTTAATAAATCTTTTATCTACATCATACTTTTATATGCTTTTAGCGTTTTAGCAGTTGAAAGCGTGGACATTTCTTATATTTTTGTCATTATTATACCTATAATGAGCGTTGGCTTGCTTTCTACTTTGTATAGAGATTTTGGTAAAAATTGTGATTGGTTAAATATTTCTATGATAGTTGCCACACTAGCAGAAGTAGTAAGTATAGTTTTATTAACCATCACAGCAGCTTTTTTAGGACAAGGAAAAGACATTTTTTCCTTAACACAAAATTTATTATATCTTGTGGGATTTTTAGCACTTTGTATATTTGGATTTAAATTTTTAGAAGTGCTTTTTTGGTGGTATCCGCAACTTAAAACCATACTTATGCCTTGGCAAGATCAAAATGAAAAAGACATAAGATTTTGTATGGCCATTTTCATAGCCATAGTTGCGATTATGATTTATTTTAAACTTGAAGTTGCACTTGGGGCTTTTATAGCAGGTTCATTCATAGCTACTTTTTTTGATCATAAAAAAGACTTAGAGCATAAACTTTCTAGTTTTGGTTATGGTTTTTTAATACCTATATTTTTCATCTATATAGGCTCAAGTTTTAAACTCCAAATGCTTTTAAACCCTCAAGTTTTACTCATAGCTTTTTCGCTAACTGCCTTTATGATAGGACTAAGAATACTTTGTGCTATGACTTTTATAAAAATACTTGGTTTAAAAAATACCTTTTTATTTGGCCTAAGCCATTCTATGCCACTAACCTTACTCATCGCAGTGGCTACGCTTTCTTACCAAACTAATATCATCACTCAAGATATATACTCAGGATTAGTGCTTACTGCTTTGCTTGAAGCAATTTTAGCTATTAGTTTGATAAAATTTATCAATAATCTTAGTAGAAAATAA
- a CDS encoding biotin synthase has protein sequence MQIMLCAISNIASGGCGEDCKYCTQSAHVKTNINKYKRKDIDQIVLEAKMAKKNEALGFCLVTAGAGLDDEKLEYVCKVAHAVQKEVEGLLLIACNGIANLEQLKELKKAGIFSYNHNLETSKEFFPNICSTHTWEQRFQTNLYAKEVGLMLCCGGIYGLGESEADRKSFRASLKELDPFSSPINFFIPNENLKLKQALLDPDEALNIIKDTKKDLPNAHIMVAGGREVVLKERQYEIFDAGASAIVVGDYLTTKGEEPSKDIQKLKQMGFSFASSCH, from the coding sequence ATGCAAATTATGCTTTGTGCTATATCTAATATAGCAAGTGGAGGGTGCGGTGAGGACTGCAAATATTGCACCCAAAGCGCTCATGTGAAAACAAATATCAACAAATATAAAAGAAAAGATATAGATCAAATTGTTTTAGAAGCTAAAATGGCTAAAAAAAATGAGGCTTTGGGATTTTGTTTAGTCACAGCAGGCGCTGGACTTGATGATGAAAAACTTGAGTATGTGTGTAAAGTAGCTCACGCAGTGCAAAAAGAAGTAGAAGGGCTTTTACTTATAGCTTGCAATGGTATAGCCAATTTAGAACAACTCAAAGAATTAAAAAAAGCAGGAATTTTTTCTTATAATCATAATCTAGAAACTTCCAAAGAATTTTTCCCAAACATTTGCTCTACGCATACTTGGGAACAAAGATTTCAAACTAATCTTTATGCTAAAGAAGTAGGTTTAATGCTTTGCTGTGGTGGAATTTATGGTCTTGGAGAAAGCGAAGCTGATAGAAAAAGTTTTAGAGCTAGTTTAAAAGAACTTGATCCTTTTTCCTCGCCTATTAATTTTTTCATACCAAATGAAAATTTAAAACTCAAACAAGCTTTACTTGATCCTGATGAGGCGTTAAATATCATCAAAGACACTAAAAAAGACTTACCAAATGCACATATCATGGTAGCAGGTGGTAGAGAGGTAGTGTTAAAAGAAAGACAATATGAAATTTTTGACGCAGGAGCTAGTGCTATAGTAGTAGGTGATTATCTTACAACTAAAGGCGAAGAACCTAGCAAAGACATACAAAAACTAAAACAAATGGGATTTAGCTTTGCTAGCTCATGCCATTGA
- the topA gene encoding type I DNA topoisomerase — MKNLIIVESPAKAKTIGNFLGKDYEVIASKGHIRDLPKSSFGIKIEDENFKPEYRISSDHSTLVKELKEKAKNAKQIYLATDEDREGEAIAYHIAKAINKDENSLPRIVFHEITKSAIENALNNPRHLDINSVNAQQARRLLDRIVGYKLSPLLNQKIQKGLSAGRVQSAALKIIVDREREIKAFTPLKYFSIDVIFKKDLEAELVEFQGQKIEKLTITNEDRAKLIFEACKNAKFKINNIESKDRKITPPPPFMTSTLQQSASNRLGFNPKKTMMIAQKLYEGVKTHEGIMGVITYMRTDSLNIAKEALEQVRKLIKDEFGKEYLPAKANIYATKAKGAQEAHEAIRPTNLSFTPKLANEFLDKDEAKLYTLIYNRFIASQMQAAISQSQNVFVSSNDAIFKISGRKILFDGHYKAYGDMDKDKILPLLNLNDELNIQDIQLNSHFTEPPSRYSEAGLVKKLENLGIGRPSTYAPTISLLSARDYVRIDKKQLIPNEIAFNVIEVLEQNFSDIVDSDFTFKMEESLDEIAEGKLDWQELLREFYFPFMRKIDEGKKNIKSQKTITKIDETCPDCGGELAIRKGRYGEFIACLNFPKCKYSRNLKQENKNEEKTQAKQVNSIGLTCPECKKGEIVERFSKRGKFYGCSAYPKCNFISKYKPSEEKCEECGENLIIKELKKGTFLECLKCKIKKEI; from the coding sequence ATGAAAAACTTAATAATAGTAGAATCACCAGCTAAAGCAAAAACTATAGGAAATTTTTTAGGAAAAGATTATGAAGTAATAGCCTCTAAAGGTCATATTAGAGATTTGCCAAAAAGTAGTTTTGGTATAAAAATAGAAGATGAAAATTTCAAACCAGAATATAGAATTTCAAGCGATCATTCTACTTTAGTAAAAGAATTAAAAGAAAAAGCAAAAAATGCAAAACAAATCTATCTTGCAACCGATGAGGATCGCGAAGGAGAAGCTATAGCTTATCACATAGCAAAAGCTATAAATAAAGATGAAAATTCATTACCTAGGATAGTTTTTCATGAAATTACAAAATCAGCTATAGAAAATGCACTAAATAATCCAAGACATCTTGATATAAATAGCGTTAATGCCCAACAAGCTAGACGCTTGCTTGATCGCATTGTAGGATATAAATTAAGCCCTTTACTCAATCAAAAAATTCAAAAAGGTCTAAGTGCAGGCCGTGTTCAAAGTGCAGCATTAAAAATCATAGTAGATAGAGAAAGAGAAATTAAAGCTTTTACTCCTTTAAAGTATTTTAGTATCGATGTAATTTTTAAAAAAGATTTAGAAGCTGAATTGGTAGAATTTCAAGGCCAAAAAATAGAAAAACTTACCATAACTAACGAAGATAGAGCAAAATTAATCTTTGAAGCTTGCAAAAATGCTAAATTTAAAATAAATAACATAGAAAGCAAAGATAGAAAAATAACCCCACCACCACCTTTTATGACTTCTACTTTGCAACAAAGCGCTAGTAATCGCTTGGGATTTAACCCTAAAAAAACTATGATGATAGCTCAAAAGCTTTATGAAGGTGTAAAAACTCATGAAGGTATTATGGGTGTAATCACTTATATGAGAACTGATAGTTTAAATATAGCCAAAGAAGCATTAGAGCAAGTAAGAAAACTTATAAAAGATGAATTTGGAAAAGAATATTTACCAGCTAAAGCAAACATTTATGCCACAAAAGCCAAAGGCGCTCAAGAAGCACATGAGGCTATAAGACCTACAAATTTAAGCTTTACTCCTAAACTTGCAAATGAATTTTTAGACAAAGATGAGGCAAAGCTTTATACGCTAATTTATAATCGCTTCATAGCTAGTCAAATGCAAGCAGCAATTTCTCAAAGTCAAAATGTTTTTGTAAGCTCTAATGATGCTATTTTTAAAATTAGTGGTAGAAAAATTTTATTTGATGGACATTATAAAGCTTATGGAGATATGGATAAAGACAAAATCTTACCTTTACTAAATTTAAATGATGAATTAAATATTCAAGATATACAATTAAATTCCCATTTTACAGAGCCACCTTCTAGATATTCTGAAGCTGGACTTGTAAAAAAACTTGAAAATTTAGGCATAGGACGCCCTTCTACTTATGCTCCAACTATTTCTTTACTTAGCGCAAGAGATTATGTGCGTATAGATAAAAAACAACTTATCCCAAATGAAATAGCATTTAATGTGATAGAAGTTTTAGAACAAAATTTTAGCGATATAGTAGATAGTGATTTTACCTTTAAAATGGAAGAATCTTTAGATGAGATAGCAGAAGGAAAGCTTGATTGGCAAGAGCTTTTAAGAGAATTTTACTTTCCTTTTATGAGAAAAATTGATGAGGGTAAAAAAAATATAAAAAGCCAAAAAACTATTACAAAAATAGATGAAACTTGTCCTGATTGTGGTGGTGAGCTTGCTATAAGAAAAGGAAGATATGGAGAATTTATAGCATGTTTAAATTTTCCAAAATGTAAATATTCAAGAAATTTAAAACAAGAAAATAAAAACGAAGAAAAAACTCAAGCCAAACAAGTAAATTCCATAGGATTAACTTGCCCAGAGTGTAAAAAAGGTGAGATAGTAGAGCGTTTTTCTAAGCGTGGTAAATTTTATGGATGTAGTGCTTATCCAAAATGTAATTTTATAAGCAAATACAAGCCGAGTGAAGAAAAATGCGAAGAATGTGGTGAAAATTTAATAATTAAAGAATTAAAAAAAGGCACATTTTTAGAATGCTTAAAATGTAAAATCAAAAAGGAAATCTAA
- a CDS encoding motility associated factor glycosyltransferase family protein, with the protein MFLQKNLQALEFTNKPLQEKILSLKQDFIDIFPSQTPFVPSKDDLMMPNIFFCGIGDGLFLKKLINKHIFIFDKVEFFANVLSKMDLSQELSSGKIYLCDVEEKRLEEYLCLLFSQNECFEYLGLFKLLPYSEFYDQSPMFDFAYKMCIDAIARVVGNVDVSFKMDSKIYKQFLLNLPAVFQNSPFARFIYENKTKNKSVIVVCAGPSLNKQLELLKKYQENFVIFAVDATYKTLLKNDIYPDFVFTMDVHEEKWICFYENLPKNEFKKPVLAFSACINEKLRAKFDQEQNKFFILQNLDYQEKFHLNDFGYLDIGLNVAHFAYNLAIALKFKNVIIIGQDLAYGDDGKSHADYDVFNFTPVESIEHSINKKKVLSYGKKTLVETNIAWDEFRKRLEVIFLSNSQINFYNATEGGAFIDYTIEISFKEILEKLKDYKKSYILPNPLSVNRQEKLLKKVLEQIQKEHNELLLLHEKAQNLIQILEEKNHMQVEEDVLHFNESINNSYIFQSTMYKPLFYYKGLFNMKYYQEPQNANLHFKDFLEIFLEICSISLENLDLAIKQYKNILKV; encoded by the coding sequence ATGTTTTTGCAAAAAAATTTACAAGCTTTAGAATTTACTAACAAACCCTTACAAGAAAAAATTCTATCTTTAAAACAAGATTTTATCGACATCTTTCCAAGCCAAACACCCTTTGTACCATCAAAAGATGATTTAATGATGCCAAATATATTTTTTTGTGGCATTGGAGATGGACTTTTTTTAAAAAAACTTATCAATAAACATATATTTATATTTGATAAGGTTGAGTTTTTTGCAAATGTTTTAAGTAAGATGGATTTAAGTCAAGAACTTTCAAGCGGAAAAATATATCTTTGTGATGTAGAAGAAAAAAGGCTAGAAGAATATCTTTGTTTGCTTTTTTCACAAAATGAATGTTTTGAGTATTTAGGGCTTTTTAAGCTTTTGCCTTATAGTGAGTTTTATGATCAAAGCCCAATGTTTGATTTTGCTTATAAAATGTGTATTGATGCTATTGCTAGAGTGGTTGGCAATGTTGATGTAAGCTTTAAAATGGATAGTAAAATCTATAAACAATTTTTATTAAATTTGCCAGCAGTATTTCAAAATTCACCCTTCGCTAGATTTATCTATGAAAATAAGACAAAAAACAAAAGTGTTATAGTAGTTTGTGCAGGGCCATCTTTAAATAAACAACTTGAACTTTTAAAAAAATATCAAGAAAATTTTGTAATTTTTGCTGTAGATGCAACCTATAAAACCTTGCTGAAAAATGATATTTATCCTGATTTTGTTTTTACTATGGATGTGCATGAAGAAAAATGGATTTGTTTTTATGAGAATTTACCTAAAAATGAATTTAAAAAGCCAGTTTTAGCTTTTAGTGCTTGTATTAATGAAAAATTAAGAGCTAAATTTGATCAAGAACAAAATAAATTTTTTATCTTACAAAATTTAGATTATCAAGAAAAATTTCATTTGAATGATTTTGGTTATTTAGATATAGGATTAAACGTAGCACATTTTGCTTATAATCTTGCTATAGCTTTAAAATTTAAAAATGTGATTATAATAGGGCAAGATTTAGCATATGGTGATGATGGAAAATCTCATGCAGACTATGATGTTTTTAATTTCACCCCTGTAGAATCAATCGAGCATTCTATAAATAAAAAGAAAGTTTTATCTTATGGTAAAAAAACTCTAGTTGAAACTAATATAGCTTGGGATGAATTTAGAAAAAGATTAGAAGTAATATTTCTTTCAAATTCTCAAATAAATTTTTATAATGCCACAGAGGGTGGAGCTTTTATTGATTATACTATTGAAATTTCTTTTAAAGAAATTTTAGAAAAATTAAAAGATTATAAAAAATCATATATTTTGCCAAATCCATTAAGTGTTAATAGACAAGAAAAATTATTGAAAAAAGTTTTAGAACAAATTCAAAAAGAACATAATGAGCTTTTGTTATTGCATGAAAAAGCACAAAATCTTATACAAATTCTAGAAGAAAAAAACCACATGCAAGTAGAAGAGGATGTTTTACATTTTAATGAGTCGATAAATAATTCTTATATCTTTCAAAGTACTATGTATAAGCCTTTATTTTATTATAAAGGATTATTTAATATGAAATATTATCAAGAACCACAAAATGCAAATTTACACTTTAAAGATTTTTTAGAAATCTTTTTAGAAATTTGTTCAATATCTTTAGAAAATTTGGATTTAGCCATTAAGCAATATAAAAATATCTTAAAAGTATAA